A region from the Vicia villosa cultivar HV-30 ecotype Madison, WI linkage group LG3, Vvil1.0, whole genome shotgun sequence genome encodes:
- the LOC131657006 gene encoding putative F-box/FBD/LRR-repeat protein At4g13965, translated as MKSLKLNYSAEDRLSNLPDSVVLHVFSFLNAKQVVQTCVLSKRWVNLWKYLPTLNLFSSDFDNFNNFIRFVTNILRHCYRDPSTSLHTLDFRHNGGLISHLDVGLNPDLFNSILDYAVSHNVKQLRMNVKCDIEVFPSCIASYHGLTSLNFYVPPRNPRNRRGKILFPDSLNMPSLTYLNIGFVAFHGGVDYFSTFPKLNRLLICHFNVLGAQNLCISSTTLDGLVIQKYSNPRVHCKIELSTPSLSTFVFIGTLFQIVRRSHLGSLKHMEIYLDKIVNYGEAPSALLNLFQELPDIKSLALYSSSLHVLSLFPDVCKVKLNSLRKLKTLIIKEKGISSTLSELLINAKLAQKPDRSHEEVAKLTEELKEQSSSIPSEIIGFLLQNSPSAKFHIIN; from the coding sequence ATGAAGTCTCTGAAACTAAATTATAGTGCAGAGGACAGGCTGAGCAATTTACCTGATTCTGTTGTTCTTCACGTATTCTCTTTTCTGAATGCCAAACAAGTTGTTCAGACGTGTGTTTTATCCAAAAGATGGGTCAATCTCTGGAAGTATCTTCCCACACTTAACCTATTTTCTTCAGACTTCGACAATTTCAACAATTTCATCAGATTTGTCACTAATATTCTCCGTCATTGCTATCGCGATCCCTCCACTTCACTGCACACACTCGATTTTCGCCACAATGGCGGCCTAATTTCCCACCTCGACGTCGGCCTGAATCCTGATCTCTTCAATTCGATATTAGATTATGCTGTCTCACACAATGTCAAGCAATTACGAATGAATGTCAAGTGTGATATTGAAGTCTTTCCGTCTTGTATCGCTTCATACCACGGTTTAACATCTCTTAACTTTTATGTCCCTCCTAGAAACCCTAGAAATCGTCGTGGTAAAATATTATTTCCAGACTCTCTCAATATGCCATCATTGACTTACTTGAATATAGGGTTTGTGGCCTTTCATGGCGGAGTTGATTATTTTTCAACTTTCCCCAAATTGAATAGATTGCTTATTTGTCACTTTAATGTTTTGGGTGCACAAAATCTATGCATATCAAGTACCACCCTTGATGGATTAGTTATACAAAAGTATTCTAATCCCCGGGTCCATTGCAAAATTGAGCTATCTACCCCAAGTCTCTCTACTTTTGTTTTTATCGGCACTCTGTTTCAGATAGTGCGTCGGAGCCATCTCGGTTCTCTTAAACACATGGAAATTTACTTGGATAAAATAGTGAATTATGGAGAAGCTCCCTCGGCTCTACTCAACTTGTTTCAAGAACTTCCTGATATCAAATCATTGGCGTTGTATTCTAGTAGTCTTCATGTTCTCTCCTTATTTCCTGATGTATGCAAGGTAAAACTCAATTCCTTGCGCAAGTTGAAGACATTGATAATAAAAGAGAAAGGAATTTCATCCACTTTATCCGAGTTATTGATTAATGCCAAATTAGCCCAAAAGCCCGACAGATCACATGAAGAAGTTGCTAAGTTAACAGAAGAATTGAAAGAACAATCTTCATCCATACCCAGTGAAATAATTGGATTTTTGCTTCAAAATTCACCTTCTGCGAAGTTTCACATCATTAATTAG